A single window of Chrysemys picta bellii isolate R12L10 unplaced genomic scaffold, ASM1138683v2 scaf2963, whole genome shotgun sequence DNA harbors:
- the LOC135980379 gene encoding fibrinogen-like protein 1-like protein — protein MMALLCVAPVQGNGALAHKKVERGFPKDCSNIPRDSPSGVHVIQPAGSPPRVVWCDMDTEGKGWTVVQRNSYNTEITWKESWSTYKYGFGNVQQDYWLGNEYLSLLTQQNIYKVRFVVEDKSNNTRYAEYDIFSVEDEPSGYPLRLGRYSGDGEDYLTTYHSGLGGIHDNMKFSTTDKDQDQTSGNCARSYGGWWYDKCQNVLLNGKGYIYWAGFCKSGECKSSLILVKPTDVCWVRQEEPILLGSRRR, from the coding sequence ggttccccaaagactgcagcaacattcccagggacagccccagcggggtccatgtcatccagccggcaggctctccccctcgagtggtgtggtgtgacatggacaccgaaggcaaaggctggaccgttgtgcagagaaattcttacaacacagagatcacctggaaggagtcctggagcacctacaagtacggctttgggaacgtgcagcaggattactggctgggcaacgagtacctgtccctgctcacgcagcagaacatctacaaggtccgctttgtggtggaggacaaatccaacaacacccgctacgcagagtacgacatcttcagtgtcgaggatgagcccagcgggtacccgctgaggctgggcaggtactctggggacggcgaggactatctcaccacctaccactccggcctggggggcatacacgacaacatgaagttcagcacgactgacaaggatcaggaccagaccagtgggaattgcgcaaggagctatggaggctggtggtacgacaagtgtcagaacgtcctgctcaatgggaaaggctacatctactgggcagggttctgtaagagtggggagtgcaagtcttccctcatcctggttaagccaacagacgtgtgctgggtccggcaggaggagcccatcctccttgggagccggcgccgctga